A genomic segment from Orrella daihaiensis encodes:
- a CDS encoding glycosyltransferase family 2 protein, which yields MSNPSEPNDPVASITVSIVSHKHGQQVEMLVKQVLADPLISRLVLTLNTEEMLNLPQDDRLLLLQNATPKGFGTNHNQAFTHCETPYFCVLNPDIVLRDDTFTHLLGCLNETRAAVAGPLVLSPLGEQEDSWRRFPTIFSLVLKALGHDMTIMKQADKEFPLFPDWIAGMCMLFDSKHYQAINGFDESLFLYYEDVDICARLWLKNLAVVASSKAVVVHNAQRASRREWQHMKWHARSMAKYLRRYSLRMPKANRHFVADQ from the coding sequence ATGTCAAACCCAAGCGAGCCCAATGATCCTGTGGCCAGTATCACGGTTTCCATCGTGAGTCATAAGCATGGCCAGCAAGTGGAAATGCTCGTCAAACAAGTTCTTGCGGATCCTTTAATCAGTCGCCTTGTTCTCACCTTGAACACAGAGGAGATGCTGAATCTACCCCAAGATGACCGGTTACTTTTGCTGCAAAATGCAACGCCAAAGGGATTTGGTACCAATCACAACCAAGCGTTTACGCATTGCGAAACACCCTACTTCTGTGTGTTGAATCCCGACATTGTGCTGCGAGATGATACGTTCACGCATCTGCTCGGGTGCCTAAACGAAACCAGAGCAGCTGTCGCTGGGCCCTTGGTACTCTCTCCGTTAGGCGAGCAGGAAGATAGCTGGCGGCGGTTCCCAACAATCTTTAGCTTGGTTTTAAAAGCGCTTGGTCATGACATGACGATCATGAAGCAAGCTGACAAGGAATTTCCGCTGTTTCCGGATTGGATCGCTGGCATGTGCATGTTGTTTGATTCGAAACACTACCAAGCAATCAACGGATTTGATGAGAGTCTGTTTCTTTACTACGAAGATGTTGATATCTGCGCACGACTCTGGCTCAAAAATCTAGCCGTTGTCGCTAGTTCGAAGGCAGTTGTTGTACATAACGCCCAGAGAGCCAGTCGACGAGAATGGCAGCACATGAAGTGGCATGCCAGGAGCATGGCGAAGTACCTCAGGCGCTACAGCCTAAGAATGCCCAAAGCCAATCGACACTTTGTAGCCGATCAATAG
- a CDS encoding ABC transporter ATP-binding protein: protein MALIDFQGVCVDFPIFNSTGRSLKKRLMQVATGGQLSADAAGVVVIRALDKLDFQMRDGDRVALLGHNGAGKTTLLRVLGGVYAPTSGSALVQGNLGSLIDISLGIDPEASGLENIYIRGRLLGLSAADIKEKTPEIVEYSGLGDFIEMPVRTYSTGMHMRLAFTISTALRPEILLMDEWLSVGDEGFKHKAEARMKEVVQSTSILVLATHSRELAMSICNRALWLEQGKIKMDATPQEVCDAYFGPTD, encoded by the coding sequence ATGGCTTTAATTGATTTTCAGGGAGTTTGTGTTGACTTCCCTATTTTTAACTCGACGGGTAGATCGTTAAAAAAACGCTTGATGCAAGTGGCTACTGGCGGTCAGTTAAGCGCTGATGCTGCCGGTGTCGTGGTAATTCGAGCGTTAGACAAACTCGATTTTCAGATGCGAGATGGCGATCGTGTAGCGTTGCTTGGACACAATGGGGCTGGTAAGACAACCCTGCTGCGAGTCTTAGGCGGCGTGTACGCACCAACAAGCGGAAGCGCTCTCGTACAAGGCAACCTAGGTTCTCTGATCGATATCTCGCTAGGCATCGATCCTGAAGCCTCAGGATTAGAGAATATCTACATCCGTGGTCGGTTACTTGGCCTGAGTGCGGCTGACATCAAAGAAAAAACGCCGGAGATAGTTGAATATTCCGGACTTGGTGATTTTATAGAAATGCCGGTCAGAACCTATTCGACCGGCATGCACATGCGACTTGCCTTTACGATCTCTACTGCCCTGCGTCCTGAAATATTACTGATGGATGAATGGCTGTCAGTTGGGGATGAGGGTTTCAAGCATAAGGCAGAAGCCAGAATGAAAGAAGTGGTTCAGTCCACTAGTATTCTGGTGCTAGCGACCCATTCGCGAGAGCTGGCCATGAGTATTTGCAATCGCGCTCTATGGTTAGAACAAGGCAAAATCAAAATGGACGCGACGCCACAGGAAGTCTGTGACGCCTATTTCGGGCCGACCGACTAG
- a CDS encoding ABC transporter permease, producing MNSSSNLAIRDVLSALKRADLAGTLGWQDVKQRYRRSKLGPFWLTISMGVLIAALGLVFGGIFKTPMREFLPFLATGIILWTYIATVINEGCTAFISSDAVIKQLPLPMFLHVMRVIWRNLVILAHNVVIIPLIFLLFLRPLDLMALLAIPGLVLSSLTLAWVALLAGVVCTRYRDLSQIVASVLQIAFYVTPIIWMPSLLSGRREFVFLDLNPFYHLIEIVRAPILGTAPTLTNWLVSLGMALIGWVFTLIVYARYKRRISYWL from the coding sequence ATGAATTCATCCTCCAACCTGGCCATCCGTGATGTGTTGAGCGCGCTTAAACGAGCTGATCTAGCGGGCACATTAGGCTGGCAAGACGTCAAGCAACGCTACAGACGATCGAAGTTAGGCCCATTTTGGTTGACGATCAGCATGGGCGTACTGATCGCAGCGCTCGGCCTTGTATTTGGTGGGATCTTTAAAACACCCATGCGAGAGTTTTTGCCGTTCCTGGCAACGGGAATCATTCTCTGGACCTATATCGCTACGGTGATCAATGAAGGCTGTACTGCCTTTATTAGTTCCGATGCTGTGATCAAGCAGCTGCCTTTGCCAATGTTTTTGCATGTTATGCGTGTCATTTGGCGCAATCTTGTAATCCTCGCGCACAACGTTGTCATCATTCCTCTGATTTTCCTGTTATTTCTACGCCCGCTTGATTTAATGGCGTTACTTGCAATTCCAGGGTTGGTTTTGAGCTCGCTGACATTGGCTTGGGTAGCGTTATTGGCTGGTGTTGTGTGCACTCGGTATCGAGACCTGTCCCAGATTGTCGCGAGTGTTTTGCAAATCGCTTTTTACGTCACGCCAATCATTTGGATGCCATCGCTATTATCGGGTCGCCGCGAATTTGTCTTTTTAGATCTCAATCCGTTTTATCACCTAATCGAGATCGTCAGAGCACCTATCCTTGGAACTGCACCGACTCTGACCAACTGGTTGGTATCACTTGGTATGGCGCTAATTGGCTGGGTCTTTACCTTGATTGTCTATGCAAGGTACAAGCGCCGTATCAGTTACTGGCTGTAG
- a CDS encoding glycosyltransferase family 4 protein, which yields MKITIDATGISAYKTGTVTYLLEILAQWNQDADLEHEFIIFCAPSAKHHFECLALGKSFSFKMASNSKLIRMLWQQTALPYYLWRNHVDVHWGPGFILPLLKVCPMAVTVHDMTFELLPRVHEPIKRIYFPFMIRRAIKRAGVVFAVSNSTAKDIDLLLPGNSDKIVVTPLAAGKFTTDLPSASSVSDIPVTKLDDGSPWSPYVLFIGTLEPRKNLERLLQAWRNLAPEARASYRLLVIGAKGWMVDRLRECGDESVEFLGHKSDTELAWYLRHATFLAYPSLYEGFGLPVIEAMAAGTPVLTSDIAATREVAQDAAVLVEPLSVSSIQAGLSRLLLDPALRDRLSALGIARAKQFSWETTARRTLLGLKEISAGA from the coding sequence ATGAAAATCACCATTGACGCCACAGGAATCAGTGCCTATAAAACCGGCACTGTGACGTACCTTCTGGAAATCCTGGCGCAGTGGAATCAAGATGCTGACTTAGAGCATGAATTCATTATTTTTTGTGCGCCGTCGGCCAAACATCACTTTGAGTGTCTTGCACTGGGTAAGTCGTTTTCATTCAAAATGGCGTCGAACTCAAAGCTTATTCGGATGCTGTGGCAGCAAACCGCGCTGCCGTACTATCTGTGGCGAAATCATGTGGATGTGCATTGGGGGCCAGGATTTATCCTGCCATTGCTTAAGGTATGTCCGATGGCTGTCACCGTCCATGATATGACGTTTGAGTTACTGCCCCGGGTTCATGAGCCCATCAAGAGAATCTATTTTCCTTTCATGATTCGCAGGGCTATCAAACGGGCGGGTGTCGTATTCGCTGTCTCGAATTCAACAGCCAAGGATATTGATTTGTTATTGCCTGGCAACAGTGACAAGATAGTGGTGACGCCATTGGCAGCAGGCAAGTTCACCACCGATTTGCCCTCTGCGTCATCTGTTAGTGATATCCCAGTCACCAAATTGGATGACGGGAGTCCATGGTCACCCTATGTCCTCTTTATAGGGACGCTTGAGCCACGTAAAAATCTTGAACGCTTGCTACAGGCATGGCGTAATTTGGCCCCTGAAGCTCGTGCATCGTATCGGTTATTGGTCATTGGTGCAAAAGGCTGGATGGTTGATCGATTGCGCGAATGTGGTGACGAATCGGTGGAGTTCTTGGGACATAAGAGCGATACCGAACTTGCCTGGTACTTGCGTCATGCCACTTTTCTGGCATATCCGTCTTTGTACGAAGGTTTCGGTTTACCGGTCATCGAGGCCATGGCGGCAGGAACGCCAGTATTGACGAGCGATATCGCAGCCACCCGGGAGGTGGCCCAGGATGCGGCGGTATTGGTTGAGCCATTATCAGTTAGCAGTATTCAAGCAGGTCTCAGTAGGCTGTTGCTAGACCCGGCATTGCGTGACCGTCTATCGGCGTTGGGGATCGCGCGGGCAAAGCAGTTCTCTTGGGAAACAACGGCGAGGCGGACTTTGCTGGGCTTGAAAGAAATATCTGCCGGCGCTTGA
- a CDS encoding glycosyltransferase family 4 protein, translating into MRIGIDARPFQAQFAGTRRYALELCRALDVCLPQAEFFVYGNRPFDLPVRNERWHRVSDHSPLYARLPPTIWFAERVGSLLKRDSIDVFWGGANFLPRDFRSRAGHCKSLLTVLDLVPELFPETMGLKHRLAYSLYFRNSLNNADRLITISQGSKDRLFQTYGKQADAVIYPCASQHFRMPSLEEVRRVRGVYGLHEPFFLAVATLEPRKNLDSLIEAMARLKTERQIEMPDLVLVGQMGWKTKKLMQVIEYAKSCAVRIVQLGFVPDEDLPGLYGAAKAFIFPSRYEGFGIPVLEALKCGAHVLASDTPEIREAGGQQASYFEPTVAGIKAVLQQTLQPNDLGSSGVLSVAHSVDLGSTWAKEGQKLAQMIRSLL; encoded by the coding sequence ATGCGAATTGGTATCGATGCCCGTCCATTTCAGGCTCAGTTCGCAGGCACTAGACGTTATGCGCTAGAACTATGTCGTGCCTTAGACGTATGTTTGCCTCAGGCTGAGTTTTTTGTTTACGGCAATCGTCCATTTGATTTGCCGGTTCGCAATGAACGCTGGCATCGAGTCAGTGACCACTCACCGCTGTATGCGCGTTTGCCGCCTACGATTTGGTTCGCTGAGAGAGTAGGTTCTTTGCTTAAACGAGATAGCATTGATGTGTTCTGGGGTGGTGCTAATTTCTTGCCTAGGGACTTTAGAAGCCGCGCTGGCCACTGTAAAAGTCTACTGACTGTGCTGGATCTTGTGCCCGAACTGTTCCCCGAAACCATGGGGCTAAAGCATCGATTGGCTTACAGTTTGTATTTTCGTAATTCCTTGAACAATGCTGATCGTTTGATCACCATTTCCCAGGGGAGCAAGGATCGTCTATTTCAGACCTACGGAAAACAGGCAGATGCAGTGATTTATCCCTGTGCGAGCCAGCATTTCAGAATGCCCAGCCTAGAGGAGGTCAGACGAGTCAGAGGTGTGTATGGTCTGCACGAACCGTTTTTCCTGGCTGTAGCGACCCTGGAGCCTCGAAAAAATCTTGATTCATTAATCGAGGCGATGGCGAGACTGAAAACCGAGCGCCAAATTGAAATGCCCGATCTAGTCCTGGTGGGGCAAATGGGCTGGAAAACAAAAAAGCTGATGCAGGTGATCGAGTACGCTAAATCTTGTGCAGTACGCATTGTGCAGCTTGGTTTTGTACCCGATGAGGATTTGCCAGGTTTGTACGGTGCTGCGAAGGCTTTCATTTTTCCGTCGCGTTATGAGGGTTTTGGAATCCCTGTGCTTGAAGCACTAAAATGCGGCGCGCATGTGCTGGCTTCAGATACGCCTGAAATTCGCGAGGCAGGCGGCCAGCAGGCAAGCTATTTCGAACCGACAGTTGCCGGTATCAAGGCAGTGCTGCAGCAGACGCTGCAGCCCAACGATCTTGGTTCCTCAGGTGTGTTGTCTGTGGCGCATTCCGTTGACCTGGGGTCTACCTGGGCCAAGGAAGGTCAAAAACTGGCCCAGATGATTCGGTCTTTGCTATGA
- a CDS encoding NAD-dependent epimerase/dehydratase family protein yields the protein MKRALITGINGFTGRYVAQELEQAGWEVWGIGSQAQSDCSQRYRQVNLLDHSRLNDVVSDISPDVVVHLAAIAFVAHGDADAFYRVNIVGTRNLLSALANCDKTPDCVLIASSAYIYGNATAGVLNEKSAPNPANDYAVSKLAMEYMSNLWRDKLPIVIARPFNYTGVGQSESFLLPKIVNHFRRGESFIELGNLDVSRDFTDVRAVAKAYRRLLQTKPINEIVNICSGKAISLRHVLDLVQRISGRTIEVRLNPNFVRANDVKTLSGDPSKLLSIIGDWDSPCLTDTLKWMMEA from the coding sequence ATGAAACGAGCATTAATCACTGGCATTAATGGATTTACAGGGCGGTATGTTGCTCAGGAATTAGAGCAGGCTGGTTGGGAAGTCTGGGGAATTGGATCGCAGGCACAATCTGACTGCAGTCAACGATACAGGCAGGTCAACCTCCTTGATCACAGCCGCCTAAATGATGTTGTGTCGGATATCAGTCCCGATGTTGTGGTGCATCTAGCCGCCATTGCATTTGTGGCGCATGGTGACGCGGATGCCTTCTACCGTGTCAATATCGTAGGTACTCGCAATCTGTTGTCTGCATTAGCGAATTGCGATAAAACGCCCGATTGCGTTTTAATCGCGAGTAGTGCTTACATATATGGCAATGCGACAGCAGGCGTCTTAAATGAAAAGTCTGCCCCCAATCCTGCCAACGATTACGCAGTCAGCAAGCTCGCTATGGAATATATGAGTAATCTGTGGCGTGATAAGTTGCCCATCGTGATTGCCCGTCCCTTTAACTACACTGGCGTGGGGCAGTCTGAATCATTTCTTTTGCCCAAGATTGTGAATCACTTTCGCCGTGGTGAGAGTTTTATTGAGCTCGGTAATCTTGATGTGTCTAGAGACTTTACCGATGTACGCGCTGTTGCCAAGGCATATCGGCGTTTGCTTCAGACCAAGCCGATTAACGAGATAGTGAATATTTGTTCCGGCAAAGCGATTTCACTGCGCCATGTGCTCGATCTTGTTCAACGCATTAGCGGTCGAACCATCGAGGTCCGTTTGAATCCCAACTTTGTTCGTGCCAACGATGTGAAGACGTTGTCCGGAGACCCCAGTAAGTTGCTATCCATCATTGGAGACTGGGATTCTCCCTGCTTGACAGACACATTGAAGTGGATGATGGAGGCCTAG
- the gmd gene encoding GDP-mannose 4,6-dehydratase, with protein MKTAVVTGITGQDGAYLAKFLLDAGYRVYGTFRRTSSVNLWRIEELGLENHPQLHLVEYDLTDLSSSIRLLELSKAVEVYNLAAQSFVGVSFEQPITTADITGIGPVNLLEAIRIVNPQIRFYQASTSEMFGKVQAVPQVESTPFYPRSPYGAAKLYAHWMTVNYRESYNIFGASGILFNHESPLRGREFLTRKVSDGIAKIKLGKLDVLELGNLDAKRDWGYAKEYVEGMWRMLQADKPDTYVLATNRTETVRDFVTMAAQAAGFELQWQGEAENEIGVDRVSGRTLVRINPKFYRPAEVDLLIGNPEKAKTDLGWEPKTTLEQLCQMMVEADIKRNERGFSF; from the coding sequence ATGAAAACTGCTGTAGTTACTGGTATCACCGGTCAGGATGGTGCGTATCTGGCAAAGTTTCTGCTTGATGCCGGTTATAGGGTTTACGGAACGTTTCGACGCACTAGTTCAGTCAATTTGTGGCGTATCGAGGAGCTAGGTCTAGAGAATCATCCACAGTTACATCTAGTTGAGTACGATTTGACTGACCTGTCATCGAGTATTCGGCTGCTTGAGCTCTCTAAGGCTGTGGAGGTCTACAACCTTGCTGCCCAGAGTTTTGTGGGGGTCTCTTTTGAGCAACCGATTACGACGGCAGATATTACTGGCATTGGGCCCGTTAACCTGCTTGAAGCCATTCGAATTGTGAATCCTCAAATTCGGTTTTATCAGGCGAGCACTTCGGAGATGTTTGGCAAGGTGCAGGCGGTTCCGCAGGTTGAATCGACGCCGTTTTATCCCCGCAGTCCATACGGTGCCGCCAAACTCTATGCACATTGGATGACCGTCAATTATCGGGAGAGCTACAACATTTTTGGTGCCAGTGGCATCTTGTTTAATCATGAATCGCCATTGCGTGGAAGAGAATTTTTGACGCGTAAGGTATCTGACGGCATTGCGAAGATCAAACTAGGCAAACTAGATGTGCTCGAACTCGGTAACCTCGATGCGAAGCGAGACTGGGGGTATGCCAAGGAGTATGTCGAGGGCATGTGGCGAATGTTGCAAGCAGACAAGCCAGATACATACGTGCTTGCAACTAACCGGACCGAAACAGTACGTGACTTTGTGACGATGGCTGCGCAGGCAGCTGGCTTTGAGTTGCAGTGGCAGGGCGAAGCGGAAAATGAAATTGGTGTTGACCGGGTTTCCGGACGTACGCTGGTGCGCATTAACCCAAAGTTTTATCGCCCTGCTGAAGTGGATCTTCTAATTGGCAACCCCGAAAAAGCTAAAACTGATCTAGGGTGGGAGCCTAAGACTACGCTTGAGCAGTTGTGCCAGATGATGGTGGAAGCTGACATAAAGCGCAACGAACGTGGCTTTTCGTTCTGA
- the ppa gene encoding inorganic diphosphatase produces MSLNNVTPGDKAPEVVNVIIEIPMASDPIKYEVDKETGALFVDRFVGTAMHYPTNYGYVPQTIAGDGDPVDVLVLTPFPVVAGAVIACRPIGILNMEDESGLDGKVLAVPTTKILPLYNHINKPEDLNPAQLKIIAHFFEHYKDLEEGKWVKVLGWAGKDEAIKEIMDGIANYKKG; encoded by the coding sequence ATGTCTCTCAATAACGTCACGCCGGGCGACAAAGCCCCTGAAGTCGTCAATGTCATCATCGAAATTCCGATGGCGTCAGACCCCATCAAATATGAAGTGGACAAGGAAACTGGTGCCTTATTTGTTGACCGTTTCGTTGGGACTGCAATGCATTACCCCACCAACTATGGTTATGTCCCACAGACAATTGCCGGCGATGGTGACCCCGTTGATGTGCTGGTGCTCACTCCCTTTCCCGTTGTGGCGGGCGCTGTCATCGCATGCAGACCTATTGGCATCTTGAACATGGAAGATGAGAGTGGTCTTGATGGCAAAGTCCTGGCAGTACCCACCACAAAAATCCTGCCACTCTACAACCACATCAACAAGCCTGAAGATCTAAACCCGGCGCAGCTGAAAATCATCGCCCACTTCTTTGAGCACTACAAAGACCTGGAAGAAGGTAAATGGGTCAAAGTACTGGGTTGGGCTGGCAAAGATGAAGCCATCAAAGAAATTATGGATGGCATCGCCAACTATAAAAAAGGCTAA
- a CDS encoding heme biosynthesis HemY N-terminal domain-containing protein, whose protein sequence is MRTWFWTVLLVSLAVLLAFVIHRFPGNVLIIVDQWRVQVSLAFAILVVVTSFVGLYLLLRLVTWLVKTPERFRHWQGQRQEKREQSLLEQGWTALLEGRYTHAEKMLTRLSGKSADKRRQVLAMLSAARAAHEVGQFKRQDELLMQAQTVAVGQVADVELNTAVAAAAADLWLQQGRAQEALAALQLDHVQPMRHLHTMRLLLKVYQQTNHHAKVLELARALKRKEAIDQVEADRLIESAAAALIRQSTDAGTQTGQDDSASVQAGQQDRAWETCWKQLKAEERILPEVALAASQAFQHEGNYKEATKVLEAALTGNNDKSQKDKPLDPRLLAAYARAEPEQVTPRLQKAEQWLEDRQAAIANKQTPSTNIADLLTTLGALCLAAQMWGQAQRYLERSAKLRKDARVHALLGSLFDRIGQPQRAAQHWRLATAVSAALPTLAQDVVLPAANTEADPVVPHGEGLDVYGEQDADEVQFASRSDDGPGANQTAKTDYDEFFDSAPIPLSMGAFESIDDQVQAKTQKTDA, encoded by the coding sequence ATGCGCACTTGGTTCTGGACTGTTTTGTTGGTGTCATTGGCGGTTTTGCTGGCGTTTGTGATTCATCGCTTCCCAGGAAACGTGCTGATTATTGTTGATCAGTGGCGTGTACAGGTCTCCTTGGCTTTCGCTATTTTGGTGGTGGTCACCTCGTTCGTAGGACTATATCTACTGCTGCGATTGGTGACCTGGTTGGTTAAAACGCCAGAGCGATTTCGCCACTGGCAAGGTCAACGACAAGAAAAGCGTGAACAGTCTTTGCTAGAACAAGGGTGGACTGCCCTTTTGGAGGGGCGTTACACGCATGCTGAAAAGATGCTTACCCGCTTGTCTGGCAAGTCAGCTGACAAACGTCGTCAAGTGCTTGCCATGCTTAGTGCCGCGAGGGCGGCGCACGAGGTAGGACAATTCAAGCGTCAGGACGAATTACTGATGCAGGCACAGACCGTTGCTGTCGGACAAGTTGCTGACGTTGAGTTAAATACCGCAGTGGCGGCTGCTGCCGCTGACCTGTGGCTGCAGCAAGGTAGAGCCCAGGAGGCCTTGGCAGCATTGCAGTTGGACCATGTGCAGCCCATGCGACATCTGCACACCATGCGATTATTGCTCAAGGTCTATCAACAGACAAATCACCACGCCAAGGTGTTGGAATTAGCTCGAGCATTAAAGCGTAAAGAAGCAATCGATCAGGTTGAAGCAGATAGATTGATTGAGTCTGCTGCCGCGGCCTTGATCAGGCAAAGTACTGATGCTGGCACTCAGACCGGACAGGACGATAGTGCCAGCGTACAAGCCGGACAACAGGATCGTGCTTGGGAAACTTGCTGGAAGCAGCTCAAAGCTGAAGAGCGGATTTTGCCGGAGGTGGCATTGGCGGCATCGCAGGCATTTCAACATGAAGGCAATTACAAAGAAGCCACCAAGGTCCTGGAAGCGGCGCTGACAGGAAATAATGACAAGTCGCAGAAAGATAAACCGCTTGACCCCAGGCTTTTAGCTGCTTACGCACGGGCTGAGCCCGAACAGGTCACTCCGCGGTTGCAAAAGGCTGAACAATGGCTCGAGGATCGCCAGGCAGCCATTGCTAATAAGCAAACGCCTTCTACCAATATTGCAGATCTGCTCACGACACTTGGCGCTTTGTGTCTGGCCGCCCAGATGTGGGGGCAGGCTCAAAGATATCTCGAACGCAGCGCAAAGTTAAGAAAGGATGCACGGGTGCATGCGCTGTTGGGGAGTCTATTTGACAGAATTGGCCAGCCACAAAGGGCAGCTCAGCATTGGCGCTTGGCCACGGCTGTCAGTGCCGCATTGCCAACGCTGGCGCAGGATGTCGTGCTACCTGCTGCCAATACAGAGGCTGATCCTGTCGTGCCTCATGGTGAGGGTCTCGATGTGTATGGGGAACAGGATGCCGATGAGGTTCAATTCGCCTCACGGTCAGATGATGGACCTGGTGCTAACCAGACAGCCAAAACCGACTACGATGAGTTCTTCGACAGTGCTCCGATACCTCTGTCGATGGGTGCTTTTGAGTCTATTGATGATCAGGTTCAAGCAAAAACTCAAAAGACAGATGCGTAA